One part of the Solanum dulcamara chromosome 3, daSolDulc1.2, whole genome shotgun sequence genome encodes these proteins:
- the LOC129881703 gene encoding uncharacterized protein LOC129881703: MCFSNSNTMSCLNLRRVLLPTRKMWKFFSTKLQINFHKVLNRSKVIKKSKNPNPLFIKKLAPSCVFRVQFKTKRSNNKFKHKSKSRSTLKYHKKSAPVYIDQLFIDNISVEKDNFAQTNMITTNNKQVCIMETEQDEIIHEGESSSSITNDEMWESLTLASPQLHCINERAEEFITKFRADMLRQENMLIHR, from the coding sequence ATGTGCTTTTCAAATTCAAACACCATGTCTTGCTTGAACTTGCGTAGAGTACTCCTACCAACTCGAAAAATGTGGAAGTTCTTTTCCACCAAATTACAAATCAATTTCCACAAAGTACTCAATAGATCCAAAGTCATTAAGAAATCCAAGAATCCAAATCCTTTATTCATCAAGAAACTAGCCCCCTCCTGTGTCTTTCGAGTTCAGTTCAAAACTAAGCGTTCAAACAACAAGTTCAAACACAAGTCAAAATCTAGATCTACTCTTAAATACCACAAGAAATCAGCACCGGTATATATTGATCAGCTTTTCATCGACAATATATCCGTAGAGAAGGATAACTTTGCCCAAACTAATATGATCACAACAAACAATAAACAAGTTTGTATAATGGAAACAGAGCAAGATGAGATAATCCATGAAGGGGAAAGCAGTAGTAGTATCACAAATGATGAGATGTGGGAATCATTGACATTGGCATCTCCACAGTTGCATTGCATTAATGAAAGAGCAGAGGAATTTATAACTAAATTCCGTGCAGACATGCTGCGTCAAGAGAATATGTTGATTCATCGTTAG